Within the Echinicola sp. 20G genome, the region TTACCTGTTTGACCGCTAAGTTACCAAAAGATTTGGCTCCTTTGGGTATTATTAAAATTGACCAAAGAAGTTAAAAGAATGAGCGTTGGGTTCAAATTCTCAATATTAAAGACACTTACTTTCAGGTCTAAGGGTTGAAAGCCTATTAAAGTTTAGATAGAGTTTTGATAAATTATAATTCAAAAAAAGTTATTAATTGTATTTTTCTTTATAAAAGTCAGAATAGAAAATAGCTTGGCAGACATTCACAAGTTTAGACCGACAAATCAATTACAAAAGGATTGTTTACGGCAGTTCAAAAAGTGGTTTCCTGAATTGACCGATAAAGTTAAGTTCAGAGAGCCATTCATTCATCCAGAAAGTTTTTGCTTTTACGTATCGTCAGACAACCCTGAGTTTGGAGAAATCTATTTAGACATTGGCGACAGCGAAATAACAGTATTTACTGACTTTGATCATTCCCATTATCCACTTCATTGGGTTGACGAAGAGAAAAGCAAAGACATTCAAAGACACAAGATAATTGGAATTGCACTCGAAAGTATTAAGGACATTATCAGAGGAAATGTAATGATTGAACTTGAAAAGAAAGGGGACAAAATCATAAAAGCTTACAGTTACCATAAAGACCAACCAGACAATAAATTAAGTTTTGTCCTTACACTTGAACCAGGGGGTGAGAAACTCACCAACTCTGACTCGACAATGCCATTGGAACGAGTGACGGTTAACTGGCACGGACTAGTAAAAAAAGAAAAGCTACTTGTGCCAGTAAAGACTGAAAGTCAGACGGGCATCTTTCGTAAAATAAAAAGTTGGTTCTCAAAGTAAACTTTGGGCCGTTCTACAGTATTGACAAACACTGACTAGAATGGAAAATAAGTGGGGAATACCATCAGAAGTCGAGCAACTTGTTCAGAGTAGAGATACATCTTGTGTTTATTGTGGTGTAGAATTTAAATCAGATAACAAAGAGCGTAAATTCAGGCAATCGTGGGAACACATTGTTAATGACATTGGAATCAATAGCCCCGAAAATATAGCTTTGTGCTGCGTTTCTTGCAATGCGAGTAAGGGTGCTAAAAAACTTAAAGACTGGCTGAAGTCCAAATATTGCGAATCCAAAAATATCACCTCACAAACTGTTGCTCAAGTGGTAAAAGATGCTCTGAATTATGATATGTAGTCTTTATGAGAATTGTGTGCAGGATCGTTTTTAAACCATACCAAATTAAGCTCGAAAATACCTATCTACATATCGAAAGGAATGGCCAGTAGCGCGCTTTAACAACTCCTTTTCGGCTTAGCCGTTTGTATAAGAAAAAGGATCATTATGGCCCTAAAGTATCAATATCGAATTTTCAAAGAAAGCCAACGCTTTGACCAATGGTGGGTATGGCTGATGCTGGTTGCGGTGACCTTGGTGCCTGTTTATGGCATGTATCAGCAGTATGTTTTGGAACAGCCTTTTGGAGACGAACCCATGTCCAATGGAGGGCTGGTGATGAGCTTTTTATTGATACTGGCGGTGGATATGCTCTTTATGATTATCCGCCTCCGCACCCACATCAATGCGCATCAAATAGAAATGTTCTTCTTCCCTTTTAAGCGGAAAGTTGTCCAATGGGCAGAAGTGGAGAAAGCGGAAGTAGTTGATTATGGTTTCGTGGGCTGGGGAATCCGGCTATTTACCCGCTATGGTACCGTTTATAATATCAAAGGAAGCAAGGGACTGGCTATCCAGCTGAAGAGTGGAAAGAAATTCTTGATAGGAACCCAAAAGCCCAATGATCTCATTCAGTTTTTATTGGCACGGGATGAAGCTCAATCAACCCCAGACTTACCGTAATTATATTTTAATTGATCATTAAAAAAGAAACTAGTCATGAACGAGCATC harbors:
- a CDS encoding HNH endonuclease yields the protein MENKWGIPSEVEQLVQSRDTSCVYCGVEFKSDNKERKFRQSWEHIVNDIGINSPENIALCCVSCNASKGAKKLKDWLKSKYCESKNITSQTVAQVVKDALNYDM